A segment of the Fusobacterium ulcerans genome:
GAATAGGGGTTAAAAGTAAAAAAGATGTCCCTTACGAAATTAAAATATTAGTTGAATAATCTCAGCAAAAATGAAACTAAATACTAAAGAAAAAATATTATTTTAATAAACTCATTAATAGAGGTATTTTCAAATTTTATTTATCTTTTAAATTAGTTTCTTTTTTATTTATTATAAATAGTTTTAAAAAAATAACGTCTCTGTTTCAGATAAAATTATATTATAAAATTTTTAGGATATTGCATTTTATAATTTTATTACATGTATATAATCAATAATAAAACTATAGAAAGTGTGAAAAATAAGAGTATAAAAAATTTTTGCAAATCATAACTTTCTGTGATAAAAATTAATCTCTTATATAAAATACTTTTTCAGAAAAAATTTTATATCAACTAATCTATAATTAAAAAGCATAGTATCAAAAAAGGTGTTAATACTGTTTTTACTATCAGCACCAAATATTTACAGCCATATTATACATCCCAAATTTTATACAATTATATATTCACAAAAAAAGACACTCAATTTTAATGAGTGTCTCTTATTATTGTTTATATAACAATTAGTCTCTTCTTTCGATTACATTCATTTTGATAGCTTTTAATTTACATTTATCAAAACATAATCCACAACCTATGCATTTTTCTTGATCTATTTTATGTTTAGCTTTAAGTTCTCCCTCAACAGCACCTACTGGACAAACTTTAGCACATAGAGTACATCCAACACATTTTTCTTCTATAATTTCAGCTTTTTTAATTTCCTTTATTTCGCTTTTTATCGCATTTGTAGGACATTTAGCAGCACATAAACCACATTGGATACATTTCTCTGGATCTATTTTAGCAAGATTGTTTTCAACTGTAATAGCATCTACTGGACATGCTTTTTTACATAATCCACATCCTATACAAGCTGTAGAACAAGCTTTTCTAGCTGTAGCACCTTTTTCTTTAGAAGAACAAAGTACTGTAACTTTTTTATTTTGAGGAAGCATAGAGATAACTTTCTTAGGACATGCTTTTTGACATAGTCCACAAGATATACATTTATCTTCATCCACTTCAGCAATACCTTTATCATTTACTTTAATTGCATTAACTGGACATACTCTTTCACAGTCCCCATGTCCTAAACATGAGTAAACACATGATTTATCTCCACCTGCATAAAGCATCATTGCAGCACAAGTTTGAAGTTCTCCATCAAACTCATATATTTTAGTAGTTCTTGTATTATCTCCTTGGCATAATACTTTAGCAACTATTTTTTCATCAGATACTTCTACTGTAGCTCCCATGATCTGCCCAATTCCTTCAGCTACACTAGCTCCTCCAGGGGCACATAGTGACATTCCTGCACCTTCATTTACAACTGCTGATGCATATCCAGCACATCCAGGAAATCCACATCCTCCACAGTTTGCACCAGGAAGAATACCCATTATTTGTTCTATTTTTGGGTCCACTTCAACTTCGAACTTCTTCGAAGCAAAGGCCAAGAACAACCCCATAGCAAGACCTGTTAGTCCTAAAACCAGTACAGGCATTATTACTGCGTTCATATTAACCTCCAAAATATTTATATTTGCATTCCACTAAATCCCATAAACGCCATAGCAAGAAGTCCAGCTGATATAAATGCAATTGGTACTCCTTTAAATGGTGCTGGAATAGCTGAGTATTCTATTCTTTCTCTAATACCAGCAAGTAATACTAATGCTAGTGAGAATCCTACTGCAACAGAAAATCCATTTACTAATGTTTCAATAAAGTTAAATCCTTCTTGGATATTTATAATTGCTACCCCTAGTACCGCACAGTTAGTTGTGATAAGAGGAAGAAATACTCCAAGAGCTTTGTAAAGACTTGGTGAAGTCTTAGCAATAGCCATTTCAACAAATTGAACTAGAGCTGCTATAATTAATATAAAAGCTATTGTTTGTAAATAGTCTAATCCAAATGGAGCAAGTAAAAAATGATATACAAGCCATGTTATCCCTGAAGCTAGAGTTATTACGAAAGTTACTGCCATTCCCATTCCCAATGAAGCATCTATTTTTTTAGATACCCCCATGAAAGGACAACATCCCAAGAACTTAGCAAAGATAACGTTGTTTATAAATATAGAACCTACTATAATACTAAAAATACTTCCAAAAGTCACTTTCTATCCCTCCTTACTCTTTTTCATCTTTAGATAATTAAGAGTTGCTATTATACATCCAATTGTAAGGAAAGCTCCAGGTGCAAGTATAAATATAAGTGCAGGAGTGAAGCTTGTAGGGGCAAAGTTGATACCGAATACAGATCCGTTACCAAGAGCCTCTCTGATAGCACCCAATACTGTAAGAGACAGAGTGAATCCAAGTCCTGTTCCTACTCCATCAACTAGAGATGCCAGTACACCATTTTTTGATGCAAAACTTTCTGCTCTTCCCAATACTATACAGTTAACAACTATAAGAGGAATAAATAATCCCAATACTTTATAAAGATCAGGAGTATATGCCTTCATAATCATTTCAACAATTGTAACCAATGAAGCTATGATCATGATAAATGCTGGAATTCTAACTTGATCTGGAATTAATTTCTTAAATGCAGAGATTAAAACGTTTGAACAAGCAAGAACAGCTACAACAGCTAGTCCCATTGACATACCATTTATTGCTGAACTTGTAACTCCAAGTGTAGGACATAGTCCCAATAGAAGGATAAATACAGGGTTTCCTGTGAATATACCCTCAAAGAATATTTTTCCGTAGTTATTTTTCTCCACTATTTTCTCACCTCTTTGTCATACACTGTCAATGCTCTCATCATTCCAGTATAAACTGCTGTTGGAGATATAGTAGCACCAGCAAATGCATCTGTAGATTTATTGAAAGTATATGATGAATCTCTTCCTATCCAGATAGCCTGCCATGCTTTATCCATAACTTTAGCTCCAAGTCCTGGAGTCTCTTGACTTCCTATTATATCCAATCCTGCAATTTTACCATCTTTATCAATTCCTAAAACAAAGTTGATATCAGCAGCATATCCACCTTGAGCAACAGATACAACATAACCTGTAAGCTCTCCAGCTGCATTATACCCTGGTATAAACTCTAACCCTTCAGCTTTTACTGACTCTTCAGGTTTAAATGTATCAGCAGAAGATAGAACATTCTTTCTTGCTAAGTTTACAGCTGCAATTTCATTATTTTCTATTACAGTTTTAGTTAGATTATTTACTACAGCCAATATTCCAGCTGATACAGCAGCGATTATAAAAAGAACTGCTCCATAATGTACAAATCTATTTTTCATTAGACTTCACCTCACCAAATTTTTTAGGTGCAGTATATCTATTAATTAATGGAACAACTCCATTCATGATAAGGATAGAGTAAGCAACTCCCTCTGGATATCCACCTTTCATTCTAATTAAAGATATAAGTAGTCCTAATCCCAATGCAAATATTACTTTTCCTTTTGGTGTATATGGACTTGTTACCATATCTGTTGCCATATAAAAAGCTCCTAAAAACAATCCTCCTGAAAGGATTTGCATTACAGGATCTCCTCCCATTGCCCAAGTAAGAACAAATACTGTACCTATTATTAAAGCAGGCATTTTCCAGTCTATCTGTCCTCTATAGATAAGATATATTCCTCCAATAAGAAGAGCTAAAGCTGAAGTTTCTCCTAAACATCCACCCATTCTACCTATAAAAGCCTGAGCATATTGGTTTCCACCTTCTATTAAAGCTCCATCTAGAGGAAGTCCTCTTTTCATAGCATCCAATACTGTAGCTCCTGCTTTTCCATCTAGAGCAAAAGTAGTGATAGCCACTGGCCAAGACGCTTGAACAAATGCTCTACCTACTAATGCAGGGTTAAATATATTATGTCCAAGTCCTCCAAATACCATTTTACCAAGAGCGATAGAAACTATCGATCCTATAATTACATAAATAAGAGACATATTTACTGGTATAACGAAAGAAAATAATATACCTGTAAGAATAGCACTTCCGTCAAATACAGATATATCTTGCTTCATTATTTTTTGACAAACAAATTCTGTAACAATACATGATAATACAGCAACTGAAGTAACTATAAATGCTCTTATTCCAAAAACATATACAGCAACTAAAAATGCTGGTATTAAAGATATTATTACATCATACATTACTTTTTCAACTGTTTCTGATGTTCTTATATGAGGTGATGGCCCCATCTTCAAAATATTAGTCACTTGTACCCTCCTAATAACTTAATAACTTTACTGTATGTTATTTTTTCATTGCTCTTAATTTTGACTTACCTATTTTAATAGCTTCTGTCAATGGTCTGTTAGCTGGACATATGTAAGCACATGATCCACATTCAATACAATCCATCAGGTTGTATTTTCCAATTTCTTCCCATTGTTCAAAAGCAGCAAGTCTTGCAAACATAATAGGTTCAAGAAGCATTGGACATGCTCCTATACATTTTCCACATCCTATACAAGCTTTTGGTTTATAAGGATTTGTTTCCTCTTTTGTAAGAGCTAATAATCCAGAAGTTCCTTTGATTACTGGAGCTTCTTCTGAGAATTGAGCCATTCCCATCATCGGTCCACCCATTACTAATTTATCCATTATATCTCTGTTTACTCCACATTGATCAAGGATATAAGAAAATGGTGTTCCAATAGCTATTTTTATATTTTTAGGATTTGCTATTGCTTTTCCTGAAACTGTAACAACTTTTTCAATTAGAGGAGTACCATTTACTAATCCTTCATAAATAGCAGCAGCTGTTCCTGTATTTTGAACTACTACTCCTACTGCTGATGGAAGCTTACCAGATGGAACCTCTCTATCTAAAACAGCTTTAATTAATTGTTTTTCTCCCCCTTGAGGATATTTTGTTTTTAGAGGAGCTATCTCTATTCCTGTACCTTCAGCAGCCTTTTTCATAGAAGCTATTGCTTCAGGCTTATTTTCTTCAATACCTATAATAGCAGTTTCTACTCCTAAAACTTTTTTGATGATTTTGATACCTTCAATTATAGTTTCTGGATGCTCAAGCATAAGTCTATTGTCTGAGTTAAGATAAGGTTCGCACTCTGCACCATTTAATAGCAAAGTATCAATCTTTACATCAGCAGGTGGATTAAGTTTTACATGAGTAGGAAAACTTGCTCCTCCAATACCTACAATTCCTTTTTCTCTAATCATTGCCAATAAATCTTTCTTGTCAGCAGTTTCCCAATTTTCTATCTTAGTTAATTCTGCCCAAGTTTCTTCCCCATCATTTTCAATCATGATAGTTTTGATTCTTCCCATTAATGGAAATACATGTTCTTCAATTTTTTTAACCGTACCACTCACTGGTGAGTGTATAGGAGATGTTAAAAATGCTTGAGAGTCAGCTATTTTCTGACCTTTAAGTACCTTATCTCCAATAGCTATAATTGGATCTAGTGGTGATCCTATATGTTGTAATAAAGATATATACAACATTTTTGGTGCTGCTAGTTTTTCTACTGGCATATTTTCTGTCTGTAGTTTATTTTCAGGCGGATGCACTCCACCTCTGAAACCAAAAAATCTCATACGAATCTCCTTTCATAAAGTTAATTTCTACTAATCAGTTTACCACATTTATATCTATTTAACAATATCTTTTCGTTATTTTTTTCCATCGGAAGTCATTACTTTTTGTTATATTTCTGCATTATTCTGCCTAATTCAACATCACGTACCAAATCTAAAGCACAATTAGATGCATTCTCTATCATTTTATCAACTGTTTCTTGTTCACTTTTATCAAACTGACCAAGCACAAAATCTATGGTGTCATCTTTACTCTTTCCTATACCACATTTAATACGCAAAAACTCATCACCTAGATGAGAAATAATAGATTTTATACCATTATGACCTCCTGAACTTCCCTTCTCTTTGACTCTCAATTTCCCAACTGGAAGATCCATATCATCATAGATCACTATCATATCATTTTTAGCATCTATCTTATAAAAATTTATAACAGCAGCTATCGAATTTCCACTGAGGTTCATAAATGTTTGAGGTTTTAAAAATAAAACTTTTTCTCCATCTATATTTTTTTCACTTAGAAGTCCTTGAAATTTATCCTTTTCCCCTATTATATTTAAATCTTTTTGTAATTTATTGATAACTTCAAATCCTATATTATGTCTTGTCTTAGCATATTTATCTCCTGGATTGCCAAGGCCTACAATTAGTTTCATACCTTTTTCCTTTCTTTTAAGCTTTTAAATTCTGTATTTTTACTCCATATTCTATAAAAAGTTTAAGAGGCGGCTCAAAAAATTATATAATTCTTTGAGACTGCCTCTTGATATATTTTTATAAACTTATTTTAACACTCAGCATTAAATCTGAATTTTGCAAGTCCTCCTAATGATGTTTCCTTATACTCACTCTTCAAATCTTTTCCTGTCTCTCCCATAGTTATAACTACTTGATCGAAAGAAATAGTATGTTTTCCATCGGTATAAAGGCTATATGCTGCTGAATCCAATGCTCTTGCAGAGGCTGCTGCATTTCTCTCTATACAAGGAATCTGTACATATCCACCTACTGGATCACAAGTAAGTCCCAAATGATGTTCCAATGCCATTTCTGAAGCATATTCTATCTGATCCAGTGATCCTCCTAAAAGAAAACATGCCATACCTGCTGCCATTGCACATGCTGTTCCTACTTCTGCCTGACATCCACCTTCAGCTCCTGATATAGTAGCATTTTCTTTTACTATATTTCCTATTAACCCAGCTATTGCCAATCCTTTAAGAAGTTCTTTTTCAGATATATCATACTCTTCTCTGAGTGCATATAAAAGTCCTGGAATGATTCCAGAAGCTCCACATGTTGGGGCAGTTACCACCCTTCCACCAGCTCCATTTTCTTCAGATACTGCCAATGTATAAGCAAATATTCTTCCTAGAAATCCTCCTCTTCCATGATTATTTCTTGCCTTTCTATAAAATCCTTGAGCTCTTCTAGATA
Coding sequences within it:
- a CDS encoding L-serine ammonia-lyase, iron-sulfur-dependent, subunit alpha, whose protein sequence is MDSLKELFKIGNGPSSSHTIGPERAAKKFKERTPNTEKYVVELYGSLALTGKGHLTDWIITETLKPAETKIVWMPEVVYDYHTNGMKFKALDNDGNVTEEWVVFSVGGGTIMELDQERRGPSKIYPYSKMDDIKKWCEEGKKEYWEYVVEHEGEEIFIFLKEIWDAMATAVERGIEKTGVLPGTLKLSRRAQGFYRKARNNHGRGGFLGRIFAYTLAVSEENGAGGRVVTAPTCGASGIIPGLLYALREEYDISEKELLKGLAIAGLIGNIVKENATISGAEGGCQAEVGTACAMAAGMACFLLGGSLDQIEYASEMALEHHLGLTCDPVGGYVQIPCIERNAAASARALDSAAYSLYTDGKHTISFDQVVITMGETGKDLKSEYKETSLGGLAKFRFNAEC
- the pth gene encoding aminoacyl-tRNA hydrolase, coding for MKLIVGLGNPGDKYAKTRHNIGFEVINKLQKDLNIIGEKDKFQGLLSEKNIDGEKVLFLKPQTFMNLSGNSIAAVINFYKIDAKNDMIVIYDDMDLPVGKLRVKEKGSSGGHNGIKSIISHLGDEFLRIKCGIGKSKDDTIDFVLGQFDKSEQETVDKMIENASNCALDLVRDVELGRIMQKYNKK
- a CDS encoding RnfABCDGE type electron transport complex subunit B — its product is MNAVIMPVLVLGLTGLAMGLFLAFASKKFEVEVDPKIEQIMGILPGANCGGCGFPGCAGYASAVVNEGAGMSLCAPGGASVAEGIGQIMGATVEVSDEKIVAKVLCQGDNTRTTKIYEFDGELQTCAAMMLYAGGDKSCVYSCLGHGDCERVCPVNAIKVNDKGIAEVDEDKCISCGLCQKACPKKVISMLPQNKKVTVLCSSKEKGATARKACSTACIGCGLCKKACPVDAITVENNLAKIDPEKCIQCGLCAAKCPTNAIKSEIKEIKKAEIIEEKCVGCTLCAKVCPVGAVEGELKAKHKIDQEKCIGCGLCFDKCKLKAIKMNVIERRD
- the rsxA gene encoding electron transport complex subunit RsxA, whose translation is MTFGSIFSIIVGSIFINNVIFAKFLGCCPFMGVSKKIDASLGMGMAVTFVITLASGITWLVYHFLLAPFGLDYLQTIAFILIIAALVQFVEMAIAKTSPSLYKALGVFLPLITTNCAVLGVAIINIQEGFNFIETLVNGFSVAVGFSLALVLLAGIRERIEYSAIPAPFKGVPIAFISAGLLAMAFMGFSGMQI
- a CDS encoding RnfABCDGE type electron transport complex subunit D is translated as MTNILKMGPSPHIRTSETVEKVMYDVIISLIPAFLVAVYVFGIRAFIVTSVAVLSCIVTEFVCQKIMKQDISVFDGSAILTGILFSFVIPVNMSLIYVIIGSIVSIALGKMVFGGLGHNIFNPALVGRAFVQASWPVAITTFALDGKAGATVLDAMKRGLPLDGALIEGGNQYAQAFIGRMGGCLGETSALALLIGGIYLIYRGQIDWKMPALIIGTVFVLTWAMGGDPVMQILSGGLFLGAFYMATDMVTSPYTPKGKVIFALGLGLLISLIRMKGGYPEGVAYSILIMNGVVPLINRYTAPKKFGEVKSNEK
- the rsxC gene encoding electron transport complex subunit RsxC, whose protein sequence is MRFFGFRGGVHPPENKLQTENMPVEKLAAPKMLYISLLQHIGSPLDPIIAIGDKVLKGQKIADSQAFLTSPIHSPVSGTVKKIEEHVFPLMGRIKTIMIENDGEETWAELTKIENWETADKKDLLAMIREKGIVGIGGASFPTHVKLNPPADVKIDTLLLNGAECEPYLNSDNRLMLEHPETIIEGIKIIKKVLGVETAIIGIEENKPEAIASMKKAAEGTGIEIAPLKTKYPQGGEKQLIKAVLDREVPSGKLPSAVGVVVQNTGTAAAIYEGLVNGTPLIEKVVTVSGKAIANPKNIKIAIGTPFSYILDQCGVNRDIMDKLVMGGPMMGMAQFSEEAPVIKGTSGLLALTKEETNPYKPKACIGCGKCIGACPMLLEPIMFARLAAFEQWEEIGKYNLMDCIECGSCAYICPANRPLTEAIKIGKSKLRAMKK
- a CDS encoding RnfABCDGE type electron transport complex subunit G, which translates into the protein MKNRFVHYGAVLFIIAAVSAGILAVVNNLTKTVIENNEIAAVNLARKNVLSSADTFKPEESVKAEGLEFIPGYNAAGELTGYVVSVAQGGYAADINFVLGIDKDGKIAGLDIIGSQETPGLGAKVMDKAWQAIWIGRDSSYTFNKSTDAFAGATISPTAVYTGMMRALTVYDKEVRK
- the rsxE gene encoding electron transport complex subunit RsxE — encoded protein: MEKNNYGKIFFEGIFTGNPVFILLLGLCPTLGVTSSAINGMSMGLAVVAVLACSNVLISAFKKLIPDQVRIPAFIMIIASLVTIVEMIMKAYTPDLYKVLGLFIPLIVVNCIVLGRAESFASKNGVLASLVDGVGTGLGFTLSLTVLGAIREALGNGSVFGINFAPTSFTPALIFILAPGAFLTIGCIIATLNYLKMKKSKEG